The genomic stretch GGTACTTGGTGGAGCACTGGCGGTGCGCCACAACTCGATGGCCCTGGCAATCATGGCCGCCCTCGGCGGCTTCCTCAACCCGATCCTCGTCAGCACCGGGCGCGGCTCGATAGCTGCGCTAAACCTGTACCTTTTGTTCCTGAACGCCGGAATCCTGGGTCTCGCCTTCTACAAGCGGTGGCGGTCTCTCACCGTCGTGGCGATGGCCGCCACCTGGCTGCTGGTTCTCGGAAGCATCTTCGACACCACCCAGTCGGAACGGATGACGTTGCTGGCGTTCGGCACGGTGTTCTTCCTGATCTTCACCGCTGCCCTGTTCGTCACGTACCTGAAGTCCGAGGTCCCGGCGCAGCCGGAGGACCTGGTGCTGGGATCCGTCAACGCGCTTGTCTACTTCGCCTTTGGAATGCTGGTCGTGCCCGAACAGGGTCAGCCGGTTTTCGCCTTGTTTCTGGGGCTCTTCCTGACCGGGATGGGGCTTGGCTGGCGCTCGATCCACCGGACCGACACCAATGCTGTGCTCACCTTCGTCGGACTGGGCGTGGGAGCGGTCACCGTTGCCGTCGCCCTGCAGTTCGAGGGGTCGATCCTGGCGACCGTCTGGGCGGTGGAGGCGGTGCTGATCATGTTCGCATCGGCCAGGGCGGAGCTTTCGAAGCTGCGCATCGCCGGCCTGGTGGTTTTCTGCCTCTCCGTGGGACTCTCACTTCTCGGCAGCGGGCTGGGCGCCCTCTACGAACCGCCCCGGCCGATCTTCTCCGTGGACGCACTGCCTTTCATCACCCAGGTTGCAGCACTGGGCGGAACGGCAGTGCTGCTTCGCCGCAAGGGCGAGACCGCGGTCGAACAGAGGGCGGCCGACACCGTAGCCATCCTCGCCCTGCTGCTCAACCTGGTCTGGCTTTCCTTTGAGATCACCGCACAGTACCGCCGGGCGGGCTGGGACCTTCAGACGTTCCCCTCGACGATCAGTGCATTCTGGGCGGTGTACGCCGCGGGCATCGGTTTCTTCGGCCTACATCGCGAGCTCAAATGGTCCAGGCCGCTGGCGGGAGGCATCTTCGGCTTTTCCGTCGCCATCTCGGTGATCGCCAGCGGATTCGGCTCGACCTACGAGCCCATTCGCCCGATGCTTTCAACCGAAGCCCTGGCTTTCGTCCTGCAAATCGTCATCCTCGGGTCCGCCGCAGTGCTGCTCCGCCGGACTGCCTCCTCGGTGAACGAGGGTAGGGCGGCCGACGCAGCCGCCGTCTCGGCCAACCTGCTCGCCCTCCTCTGGCTCTCGTGCGAGCTGTGGGCCGTCTACCAGCGGCCTACGGGTGACTGGAGCTTTGCGACCTTCACCTTCACTCTCTCTACCGTCTGGACCCTCTACGCCGCAGGGCTCCTCGCCTACGGCATCGGCCGGCGCGCCAGGTGGGCCCGGCTGTTCTCGGTGAGCCTGTTCGGCCTGGTCATCGCAAAGCTGGTCCTGGCCGATGTCTGGCTTCTCGAGACTCCCCTTCGGATCGCATCACTCATGGGGCTCGGCCTGGTACTGCTCCTCTGCTCGCTCGGCTACCACCGCTTCCGGGCGCTGATTCTTGGTCCCGACGACCCCACACCGCCGGCTGCTTCGAGCGCCAACGCCGCCTGACACGCAGCAGGTTTTAGGCCGCCCGGATACGCCCGGGGGGCGGGCGCACTACAATCGGGTGGATGCCTACCTTTCGCACCGGAGTTATCTCCGAGATAACCGAGACCCTCGATGGTCTGATGAGGGTGCGCGTCCGAGTTGAGGACGAAATCCGGCAGGCCTGCAACATCACCGCCCTCACCGGGGAGGCGGCACTCGGCGACCGGGTGGTCCTGAACACCACCGCCGTCGACATGAACCTTGGAACCGGCGGCCACGACTTCGTGCTGTGGAACCTGGAGCACGACTCGCACGACGTGAAGTCGGGCGGGCACATCATGAAGATGCGCTACAGCCCGTGCCAGCTCGACGTCCTGGCGGCGGAGTCCCCCGAGAGCGAGCACCATTCGGTGCTGGAGAGCGCGGAGTCGCTCGACGGCATGCCGGTGGTCGCCTGCGGCCTGCACTCCCAAATCGCCCCCGCCGCAGCGATGTTGAAGCAGCTGGACCCCGATCTTCGAATCGCCTACGTCATGACCGACGGAGGGTCCCTCCCCCTGGTGCAGAGCAACATGGTCCGGTACCTGAAGGAGAAGGGCCTGATCGACGCAACCGTCACCTGCGGCCACTCCTTCGGCGGGGACTACGAGGCTGTCAACATCTTCAGCGGCCTGGTCACCGCCAACGAGGTGGCCTCGGCCGACATAGCCATCGTCGCCATGGGCCCCGGCGTGACGGGCACTCAGACCTCCCTGGGCCACAGCGCCATGGAGCAGGGCCAGGTAATCTCCGCCGCAGCCTCGCTCGGGGGCCGGCCGGTAGCCGCGCTTCGCATCTCCTTTGCCGACCCCCGTCCCCGCCATCATGCGGTCAGCCGCCAGACCCTGACCGCCCTGAGGTTCGGCGCCCTGGCCCGCTGCACGATGGCCGTGCCGGACCTCCCGGTCGAGCAGCTTACCGAGGTCATGAACGGCCTCATCGACTACGGGTTGACCGAGATGCACGACGTGCGCATCGTCGACGCCTGGGAGACCATCCCCGCCCTGCACAACTACGGGCTGGAGTCGATCAGCTCGATGGGCCGCACGCTGAAGGACGACCCCGCCTTTTTCGAGGCCGCCGGCGCGGCAGGGCTGTTTGCAGGCCAGCTCCTCTATCAGACGGACTGACGACCCCGGCAAGCTGCACACGGAGGTAGGCATTGCCGGTTCGTAAGTCGGAGAGACTCCTCAACCTGATCGTGATGCTGCTCGAGACCGCTCAACCGGTCACCGCCGAGCAGATCCACCGCACGATCCCGGGCTACGGCCAGGACAGCTGGGACACCTTCAAGCGGATGTTCGAGCGCGACAAGGAAGAGCTGCGGGAGATGGGCATCCCGGTGGAGCTGACTGCCGTGGACGCCTGGGAGACCGAGCAGGGCTACCGGATCCCCAAGGACCGCTACTACCTGCCCGACCTTCACCTCGAGCCGGATGAGCTGGCCGCCCTCTGGCTGGCCGCCGGGCTTCTCAGAATGAGCGATCCCGGCCCGGCCCGCAGCGCGCTGATGAAGCTGACCGAGGGGGCGCCGCCGGAAACCGAGGGAAACCTGTCATGGCTGACCGCCGACATGGGCCTGGCCGCCCCCAACCTCTCCACCGTCCTCGAGAGCGTCGCAGAGCGCAAACGGGTCACCTTCCCCTACCGAAGCAAGGAAACCACCCGCAGCCGCACCGTGGACCCGTTCGGGCTCACCCACCGACGGGGGAAGTGGTACCTGGTCGGGCGCGACGAGGGCAGCGACGAGATCCGGTCATTCCGGCTCGACCGGGTCGAGGGAGTCGTCCACGTTAGCCATCCCAGCCGCCCGGGCCCCGAGTTCGAGATTCCGGAAGGCTTCAACCTGCAGGGTTATATGGAGCGGCCGCCCTTCGTGCAGGGCAGCCTTCCCGACAAGGCGAAGGTACGGTTCGACCCCTCCACGGCGTGGTGGGTGGAGCGCAGCTCGCCGTGGCTGAGGCTGGAGCCGGACGGCGACCTCGGAGCCACCGCCGTCGTCGAGGTCACCGACGACTCGGGGTTCATCTCCTGGCTGCTGGGGTTCGGTGAGGGGGCCGAGGTGCTGGAGCCGCAGAGGCTGCGGGACCTGGCCCTGCGACGTCTCGAGGAGATCTGTGGCTAACCTCGAGGACCGCTTCCGCAGGCTGCTGCTGCTGGTGCCCTACGTTCTGCGCAACAACGGCGCCACGGTCGACGAGGTGTCGGAGCGATTCGACATC from Actinomycetota bacterium encodes the following:
- a CDS encoding WYL domain-containing protein, producing the protein MPVRKSERLLNLIVMLLETAQPVTAEQIHRTIPGYGQDSWDTFKRMFERDKEELREMGIPVELTAVDAWETEQGYRIPKDRYYLPDLHLEPDELAALWLAAGLLRMSDPGPARSALMKLTEGAPPETEGNLSWLTADMGLAAPNLSTVLESVAERKRVTFPYRSKETTRSRTVDPFGLTHRRGKWYLVGRDEGSDEIRSFRLDRVEGVVHVSHPSRPGPEFEIPEGFNLQGYMERPPFVQGSLPDKAKVRFDPSTAWWVERSSPWLRLEPDGDLGATAVVEVTDDSGFISWLLGFGEGAEVLEPQRLRDLALRRLEEICG
- a CDS encoding DUF2339 domain-containing protein, yielding MDMDDLSEIQLRIAKIEEGLNEVKALVQQAAAKQSPAPAPPPNQAPRQNPVFPSLRVGPAPTPPPTPAQQLWQQPPPATPPPPPFPARPSFVNPPKRRKREVPLRVPTPPPAAAVAPARNAATSPPYEPPPPAPSPLRSGEFEANMLGSWFARIGAFAIFLGAAFAFKYAVDRDLISPAGRIAIGVLLGAAFIGWGEWARRKTWPLFAQAVAGGGVAIMYLSVWAGYQLYDLMSPALALIFLAAVVVLGGALAVRHNSMALAIMAALGGFLNPILVSTGRGSIAALNLYLLFLNAGILGLAFYKRWRSLTVVAMAATWLLVLGSIFDTTQSERMTLLAFGTVFFLIFTAALFVTYLKSEVPAQPEDLVLGSVNALVYFAFGMLVVPEQGQPVFALFLGLFLTGMGLGWRSIHRTDTNAVLTFVGLGVGAVTVAVALQFEGSILATVWAVEAVLIMFASARAELSKLRIAGLVVFCLSVGLSLLGSGLGALYEPPRPIFSVDALPFITQVAALGGTAVLLRRKGETAVEQRAADTVAILALLLNLVWLSFEITAQYRRAGWDLQTFPSTISAFWAVYAAGIGFFGLHRELKWSRPLAGGIFGFSVAISVIASGFGSTYEPIRPMLSTEALAFVLQIVILGSAAVLLRRTASSVNEGRAADAAAVSANLLALLWLSCELWAVYQRPTGDWSFATFTFTLSTVWTLYAAGLLAYGIGRRARWARLFSVSLFGLVIAKLVLADVWLLETPLRIASLMGLGLVLLLCSLGYHRFRALILGPDDPTPPAASSANAA
- a CDS encoding DUF3866 family protein, which produces MPTFRTGVISEITETLDGLMRVRVRVEDEIRQACNITALTGEAALGDRVVLNTTAVDMNLGTGGHDFVLWNLEHDSHDVKSGGHIMKMRYSPCQLDVLAAESPESEHHSVLESAESLDGMPVVACGLHSQIAPAAAMLKQLDPDLRIAYVMTDGGSLPLVQSNMVRYLKEKGLIDATVTCGHSFGGDYEAVNIFSGLVTANEVASADIAIVAMGPGVTGTQTSLGHSAMEQGQVISAAASLGGRPVAALRISFADPRPRHHAVSRQTLTALRFGALARCTMAVPDLPVEQLTEVMNGLIDYGLTEMHDVRIVDAWETIPALHNYGLESISSMGRTLKDDPAFFEAAGAAGLFAGQLLYQTD